One window of Cryobacterium arcticum genomic DNA carries:
- a CDS encoding LLM class flavin-dependent oxidoreductase: MKHIGFLSFGHYQAVPGSLVRTAQDALLQTVELAVAAEELGVDSASVRVHHFARQLASPFPLLAAMAARTSRIELGTGVIDMRYENPLYMAEEAAITDLISNGRLQLGLSRGSPETALRGAEAFGNVPAPGQSDADDARERTARFRLAIAGAGLANANPQFTGHNGPLSIEPQSPGLSERIWWGSGTRATAKWTGEQGMHLMSSTLLTEDTGVDFGDLQAEQIAIFRAAWAEAGHPGTPRVAVSRSILPLVTDEDRRYFGLRAQADNRDQVGHLDGGLARFGKSYIGEPDALVEQLAQDAAVQAADTVHITVPNQLGVDYNARLLDSVLRFVAPGLGWR, translated from the coding sequence ATGAAACACATCGGGTTCCTCTCCTTCGGCCACTATCAGGCGGTGCCGGGGTCGCTCGTGCGCACCGCACAAGACGCCCTCCTGCAGACCGTGGAGCTCGCGGTGGCCGCCGAGGAACTCGGCGTCGACAGCGCGTCTGTGCGCGTGCACCACTTCGCCCGGCAGCTGGCGTCCCCGTTCCCGCTGCTCGCCGCCATGGCCGCTCGCACCAGCCGCATCGAACTGGGCACCGGCGTGATCGACATGCGTTACGAGAACCCGCTCTACATGGCCGAAGAAGCGGCCATCACCGACCTGATCAGCAACGGGCGCCTGCAGCTCGGCCTGAGCCGAGGCTCACCCGAGACCGCATTGCGCGGCGCCGAGGCGTTCGGCAACGTGCCGGCTCCGGGGCAGTCCGACGCGGATGACGCCCGCGAGCGCACAGCACGCTTCCGCCTGGCCATCGCCGGGGCCGGCCTGGCGAACGCCAACCCGCAGTTCACCGGACACAACGGGCCGCTATCCATCGAGCCGCAGTCGCCCGGACTCTCCGAGCGCATCTGGTGGGGCTCCGGTACCCGCGCCACCGCGAAATGGACCGGTGAGCAGGGCATGCACCTGATGAGTTCGACGCTGCTCACCGAAGACACCGGGGTGGACTTCGGCGACCTGCAGGCCGAGCAGATCGCGATCTTCCGCGCGGCGTGGGCGGAGGCCGGGCACCCCGGGACACCGCGGGTGGCGGTGAGCCGCAGTATCCTGCCCCTGGTCACCGACGAGGACCGCCGCTACTTCGGGCTGCGTGCCCAGGCCGACAACCGCGACCAGGTGGGTCATCTCGACGGCGGCCTGGCCCGCTTCGGCAAGAGCTACATCGGTGAACCGGATGCGCTCGTCGAGCAGCTGGCCCAGGATGCCGCGGTGCAGGCCGCCGACACCGTGCACATCACGGTGCCGAACCAGCTGGGCGTCGACTACAACGCCCGGTTGCTCGATTCGGTGCTGCGATTCGTGGCGCCCGGCCTCGGCTGGCGCTGA